In Mytilus edulis chromosome 8, xbMytEdul2.2, whole genome shotgun sequence, the genomic window CTTCAACTCCAAATTTCTTACCAGTAATTCTTCATGTTTATACGATGCCATTTTATCTATACACGACAGTCTGGTATCAAATGACTGAGTACATTGTAATTCAAACACAGGTTTTAATGTCAAGTCACCGAGTTTAAGAATTTTTAATTCTCTTTGAGAAAATTCGAAATAATTTGTGCGTTCTTTCTTCTTCTGTGCATATACTTTTTTAAGCAACAACTCTATGCTGCTTTCAAGATTAATCATTTGCGAAAGATCATGAGAATTGGTTGCACGTTCAATTTCAGATcgtattttattgatatttcttttcATATCATCTAGTTCTGAACGTTCAGGTAGAATGTTTTGCTTTATTTCGTCCatatttttgtctatttgttCATAGAATAACTCGGCTTGTTGATCCAGTAATTTTGTAACAGCATTTATTAAGTAGGTCTTCCAATCATGAATTCCTGTCTTAGCTATGTCGGTCCTCTTTGTATGAAATTCCATCAAGTCATCGCATCTAGCATAGTTTCTAGAAATATTTGGAAGAATTGTTGTGTCAATTATTTCCTGATACTGTTTTAGTTTCGATACTTTAGTAGAAATAATTATTTTCATATCTCCCATTTCGTGCTTTTGATGCATTGTTAAAATGCAAGTAGCACAAACAAGTTGCTGACATTCTTGGCAACACATAATGTAATTTTCGTCCTCATGGAATTCACAACGAACTAGATGAATACGAATTGATTTGGAATCTTTTGATATTGCCCTCTTGTCTCTCAGATCAATAATTTGATGAACATACTTTGTTCTGACCTTTTCGTGCAGTTTCCGACACCTCGAACACAGAAGGAATGCACAATCTAAACATTTGAACTTAATATCCGTATTTTCCTCACACATATGGCATAATTGTGGCATTTGTGCTTCCGCATTTGAAATGTTGTCGGccatatttatacatgtatataatcgTAAAAATGACGTACCAAAGTATATCTTAagttatttaaacattttattgtttacttaaacCCAATATTTTACCTTTAAATTTTTTGAGGATATGAGATTATTTTATAGTGCATTAACTTTATGAGTCCAAATTATAACATTACAGAATGAACTAAAAAATGCATTGACTGTTGCCTTGTCAGAATGAACTAAAAAATAC contains:
- the LOC139483922 gene encoding uncharacterized protein, whose product is MADNISNAEAQMPQLCHMCEENTDIKFKCLDCAFLLCSRCRKLHEKVRTKYVHQIIDLRDKRAISKDSKSIRIHLVRCEFHEDENYIMCCQECQQLVCATCILTMHQKHEMGDMKIIISTKVSKLKQYQEIIDTTILPNISRNYARCDDLMEFHTKRTDIAKTGIHDWKTYLINAVTKLLDQQAELFYEQIDKNMDEIKQNILPERSELDDMKRNINKIRSEIERATNSHDLSQMINLESSIELLLKKVYAQKKKERTNYFEFSQRELKILKLGDLTLKPVFELQCTQSFDTRLSCIDKMASYKHEELLVRNLELKNLCLLKIVHDQIIEIHKWNIDVKDITALQTGEIIVILVDKTDLRLLTKKHLTSTIISDCTEVFFDTAPQIPTALHTTRENNVIISTVETGRDWLPMDEPCKVEIIVITAEREVISRFIFDKDLFCFPNKITSIGTDICIADSISDYSGRLVTLDNKGKVKWTYGDNETNSVIIADMVSTPLYNVVLLDPCQSVLQALDSKGAFLNTWRLLDFNVTNPYAMTISTDDKILIGCGHTGNNLHVLEFRE